In one Deinococcus carri genomic region, the following are encoded:
- a CDS encoding helix-turn-helix domain-containing protein: MPVLEHRKRLPSTDRRQQILDMSARLFVERGYEAVTMGDIASALGISRPTVYSYFASTEAVLEALLAERLRALLERLEPLLGSLDPLSPPAGCPSPLVAIFRFLLGERDTLALLHSGGGPSFRARRHAFLNELGARLQLHPGLHIRRYPALLLIVTTLLDGLAFRATTDPSVDTEQLVESLDTFVRSGVRPWLEGSGDT, from the coding sequence GTGCCTGTTCTCGAACATCGCAAACGTCTCCCCTCCACCGACCGGCGGCAGCAGATTCTCGACATGAGCGCGCGGCTTTTTGTCGAGCGTGGCTACGAGGCGGTCACGATGGGCGACATCGCCAGCGCGCTGGGCATCTCCCGCCCCACGGTCTACAGCTACTTCGCCTCCACCGAGGCCGTGCTCGAAGCCCTGCTCGCCGAGCGCCTCCGCGCCCTGCTGGAGCGTCTGGAACCCCTGCTCGGGAGCCTGGACCCGCTGTCGCCTCCCGCCGGCTGCCCCTCGCCCCTGGTAGCCATCTTCCGCTTCCTGCTCGGTGAACGGGACACGCTGGCGCTGCTGCACAGCGGGGGCGGCCCCAGCTTCCGGGCCAGGCGGCACGCCTTCCTGAACGAGCTGGGCGCTCGCCTCCAGCTCCATCCGGGTCTGCACATCCGCCGGTATCCGGCCCTGCTGCTGATCGTCACCACCCTGCTCGACGGCCTGGCCTTCCGCGCCACGACCGACCCCAGCGTGGACACGGAACAGCTTGTCGAGAGTCTGGATACCTTCGTTCGCAGCGGCGTGCGCCCCTGGCTGGAGGGCAGCGGGGACACCTGA
- the cax gene encoding calcium/proton exchanger, whose product MIMNLLLVFIPISLLLEYVFHAPPLWVFATATIAIIPLADWLRKATEQVAARAGQTIGGLLNVTFGNLAELIIAIFVLLGGNTTVVKAQITGSILGNALLGLGLAILIGSFGRDRQKFSSQTAGQLNSMLFLVVIALLIPALFDYTERLPAFLAGSEQLRSNLDEYLSLGVAVVLIVVYLLNLVYTLVTHKDVFALEEEPHEGRLWPVWQAAAVLVGGTALIALESEMLSGALEATSTTLGLSPFFLGIIVLAVVGNFAEYIAGSYFARRGKIGLAINIAVGATIQVALFTAPLLVLISYLIGRPMNLVFSSPLELVAIVAVALTVTTVTKDGEATWFEGVLLLAVYLLLALAFYFVTPTAAVEPAALRLPALPHGLIPGGTMLGGLQVA is encoded by the coding sequence ATGATCATGAACCTGCTGCTGGTCTTTATTCCGATCAGCCTGCTGCTGGAGTATGTGTTCCACGCCCCACCGCTGTGGGTGTTCGCCACGGCGACCATCGCCATCATTCCGCTGGCCGACTGGCTGCGAAAGGCCACCGAGCAGGTCGCCGCGCGGGCCGGACAGACCATCGGGGGCCTGCTGAACGTGACCTTCGGCAACCTGGCCGAGCTGATCATCGCCATCTTCGTGCTGCTGGGGGGGAATACCACGGTCGTGAAGGCGCAGATCACCGGCAGCATCCTGGGCAATGCCCTGCTGGGCCTGGGCCTGGCCATCCTGATCGGCAGTTTCGGCCGCGACCGGCAGAAATTCAGTTCGCAGACCGCCGGACAGCTCAATTCGATGCTGTTCCTGGTGGTCATCGCCCTGCTGATTCCCGCGCTGTTCGACTACACCGAGCGGCTGCCCGCCTTCCTGGCCGGCAGCGAGCAGCTCAGAAGCAATCTGGACGAGTACCTCAGCCTGGGGGTCGCGGTGGTCCTGATCGTGGTGTACCTGCTGAACCTGGTGTACACCCTAGTCACCCACAAGGACGTGTTCGCGCTGGAGGAAGAACCCCACGAGGGCCGGCTGTGGCCGGTCTGGCAGGCGGCGGCCGTGCTGGTGGGCGGCACCGCCCTGATCGCCCTGGAGTCCGAGATGCTCTCGGGTGCCCTGGAGGCCACCAGCACCACGCTGGGCCTCAGCCCGTTCTTTCTGGGCATCATCGTGCTGGCCGTGGTGGGCAACTTCGCGGAGTACATCGCGGGAAGCTACTTCGCGCGGCGGGGCAAGATCGGGCTGGCAATCAACATCGCGGTGGGCGCGACCATTCAGGTGGCCCTGTTCACCGCCCCGCTGCTGGTGCTGATCTCGTACCTGATTGGCCGCCCGATGAACCTGGTGTTTTCCAGCCCGCTGGAGCTGGTCGCCATTGTGGCGGTGGCCCTGACCGTCACGACCGTCACCAAGGACGGCGAGGCCACCTGGTTCGAGGGGGTGCTGCTGCTGGCGGTGTATCTGCTGCTGGCCCTGGCGTTCTACTTCGTTACACCCACGGCGGCCGTGGAGCCTGCGGCGCTGCGCCTGCCCGCGCTGCCCCACGGACTGATTCCTGGCGGGACAATGTTGGGTGGGCTTCAGGTAGCCTGA